From the genome of Pukyongia salina, one region includes:
- a CDS encoding THUMP-like domain-containing protein translates to MNSAILDPEVQNFIRNFDGDTTRLAFSGSPFNNISVQELLEQITGYRTAKIKFPVWAENEGIYYPPKMNMEQTSSAITANYKAKLFGGKSMADITAGFGVDTFYFSKSFNTVDHFEINENLSEIVQHNFKVLGSNNISFYTKEGVQAVANKKYDLIYVDPSRRDQDKKKVFLLEDCLPNIPLHLDSLLKSTNRILVKTSPMLDISIGIKAMRFVSEIHVVAVENEVKELVWVVEPPGQSSPRILTVNFIGSEVQRFSFHYGDSDSGTYGDVRSYLYEPNAAIMKSGGFSVISENFDIEKLHKHTHLFSSDELIEFPGRQFKVMERIPYTKKHMRAGITFDKANVAVRNFPESVSELKKRWKIKDGGERYVFFTTVQNDKKMMLICEKIHL, encoded by the coding sequence TTGAATAGCGCAATTTTAGATCCTGAAGTGCAGAATTTTATTAGAAATTTTGATGGCGACACCACTCGGTTGGCTTTTTCGGGGAGCCCTTTCAATAACATTTCTGTACAGGAATTACTCGAACAGATCACAGGATATAGAACGGCAAAAATCAAATTTCCAGTTTGGGCAGAAAATGAAGGAATTTATTATCCTCCCAAAATGAACATGGAACAGACCTCTTCAGCAATTACAGCAAATTACAAAGCAAAATTATTTGGAGGGAAAAGCATGGCCGATATCACCGCCGGATTTGGTGTAGATACTTTTTACTTTTCAAAAAGTTTCAACACAGTGGATCATTTTGAGATAAACGAAAATCTTTCAGAGATTGTGCAGCACAATTTTAAGGTCCTGGGAAGTAATAACATCAGTTTTTATACTAAAGAGGGGGTACAAGCTGTAGCTAATAAAAAATACGACCTAATTTATGTAGATCCCTCACGGAGAGATCAAGATAAAAAGAAAGTCTTCTTATTGGAAGATTGCCTTCCCAATATTCCGCTACACCTCGATAGTTTACTGAAAAGTACAAATAGGATATTGGTAAAGACCTCCCCTATGCTTGATATATCAATCGGCATAAAAGCAATGAGATTCGTGAGTGAGATCCATGTTGTTGCGGTGGAAAATGAAGTAAAGGAATTAGTATGGGTGGTGGAACCACCAGGCCAATCCTCCCCCAGGATATTAACCGTAAATTTTATAGGATCGGAAGTTCAGCGGTTCAGTTTTCATTATGGCGATTCAGACTCTGGAACATATGGTGATGTGAGAAGTTATCTGTATGAACCGAATGCCGCTATAATGAAAAGTGGTGGGTTTTCGGTTATATCGGAGAATTTTGATATTGAAAAGTTACATAAGCATACGCATTTATTTAGTTCCGATGAGTTGATAGAGTTTCCGGGTAGGCAATTTAAAGTTATGGAGAGGATTCCGTATACTAAAAAACACATGCGTGCTGGCATTACTTTTGATAAAGCCAATGTCGCGGTTCGAAATTTTCCGGAAAGTGTTTCAGAATTAAAAAAAAGATGGAAAATAAAAGACGGTGGAGAGCGATACGTATTTTTCACCACGGTTCAAAATGACAAAAAAATGATGTTAATTTGCGAAAAAATTCACTTATGA
- a CDS encoding TrmH family RNA methyltransferase yields MQLTHSSTPFIKREFPIVLICDGVKGPANIGSLFRIAEAFGVREIIFGNSEIEFDSGRLKKTARDTHRKVNHSQSHDLNETINNLRGKGFIIAALEITNNSKPLHDLQWNGTDKLAIVLGNEAHGVSEPILKLTDKSYHIELFGENSSINVAQAAAVALYHLTASK; encoded by the coding sequence TTGCAACTCACTCATTCATCCACTCCATTTATAAAGCGCGAATTTCCAATCGTATTGATCTGTGACGGGGTTAAAGGTCCTGCGAATATTGGATCACTTTTTCGGATTGCAGAAGCATTTGGGGTAAGAGAGATTATTTTTGGAAATTCAGAAATTGAATTCGATTCGGGACGGTTAAAAAAGACTGCTCGAGATACACATAGAAAAGTAAATCATTCACAGAGTCACGATCTCAACGAGACTATTAATAACCTGAGAGGAAAAGGATTTATTATTGCGGCCCTGGAGATAACTAATAACAGTAAACCACTGCATGATCTTCAATGGAATGGCACCGATAAACTTGCGATAGTCCTTGGAAATGAAGCTCATGGTGTTTCGGAACCCATTTTAAAGCTAACAGATAAATCCTATCATATCGAACTCTTTGGTGAGAACAGTAGCATTAATGTTGCCCAGGCCGCCGCTGTTGCACTATATCATCTTACGGCTTCGAAATAG
- a CDS encoding DUF4159 domain-containing protein, protein MRFKLIFILIIIGVSQLNAQQIAVLKYGGGGDWYSNPTALPNLAKFCNEQIDTAISMSTETVAPGSIDIFNFPFVHMTGHGNVFFTNEEALNLRNYLLSGGFLHIDDNYGMDEYLRKELVKIFPDKELKELPGDHPIFAYNYKFPEGLPKIHEHDSGRPQAFGITHEGRLILLYTFESDLGDGWENPEIHNDPEEVRLKALRMGANIVKYAFEN, encoded by the coding sequence ATGCGGTTTAAATTAATATTCATTCTCATTATAATTGGTGTTAGCCAGTTAAACGCTCAGCAGATAGCTGTGTTAAAGTATGGAGGCGGGGGCGACTGGTATAGTAATCCTACTGCCCTACCTAACCTGGCAAAGTTCTGTAATGAGCAGATCGATACTGCCATAAGTATGAGCACAGAGACTGTGGCACCTGGCAGTATAGATATCTTCAATTTTCCCTTCGTGCACATGACAGGCCATGGCAACGTATTTTTCACAAATGAAGAAGCTCTTAATTTGCGGAACTATTTATTGAGTGGAGGCTTTTTACACATTGATGATAATTACGGGATGGATGAGTATTTGAGAAAGGAACTGGTGAAAATATTTCCTGATAAAGAATTAAAGGAATTGCCGGGGGATCATCCAATCTTCGCCTACAACTATAAGTTTCCTGAAGGTTTACCCAAAATCCATGAACATGATAGTGGCAGACCACAAGCTTTTGGTATCACTCATGAAGGAAGATTGATCCTGCTTTATACCTTCGAAAGTGACTTGGGGGATGGTTGGGAAAACCCGGAAATTCATAACGACCCTGAGGAAGTAAGACTGAAAGCCCTGCGTATGGGAGCGAATATTGTGAAATATGCTTTCGAAAATTAA
- a CDS encoding 16S rRNA (uracil(1498)-N(3))-methyltransferase produces the protein MQLFYNANLSDTSTSIIFDKDESRHIFKVLRFNAGDRLNVTNGQGLMVEAALTIVDVKKAVAEIISTEKIAPLPYHLHLAVAPTKLNDRYEWFLEKATEIGVSEITPIICDHSERKVIKADRYERILQSAMKQSLKAWLPILNPAITLREFLAIRPKEGIKCIAHCENSEKRSLKDVVVPHEPVTILIGPEGDFSSNEIEQAIEHGFTEIHLGTTRLRTETAALVACHSVAFMNQTTT, from the coding sequence ATGCAGTTATTTTATAATGCAAACCTTTCCGATACATCCACATCGATCATTTTCGATAAGGATGAAAGTAGGCATATTTTCAAAGTATTACGATTTAATGCCGGTGATAGATTAAATGTAACCAATGGACAAGGTTTAATGGTTGAAGCGGCACTAACCATAGTTGACGTAAAAAAGGCAGTTGCCGAAATTATTTCTACTGAAAAGATAGCCCCACTACCCTATCATTTGCATCTCGCCGTGGCCCCAACCAAATTAAACGACCGTTACGAATGGTTTTTAGAGAAAGCGACAGAAATAGGTGTAAGTGAGATAACACCGATCATTTGCGATCACAGTGAGCGAAAAGTGATCAAAGCAGACCGTTACGAGCGGATTCTTCAAAGTGCGATGAAACAATCCCTGAAGGCCTGGCTGCCTATTCTTAATCCTGCTATCACCCTTCGCGAGTTCTTGGCTATTAGACCCAAGGAAGGAATTAAATGTATAGCTCATTGTGAAAATTCGGAAAAAAGATCATTAAAGGATGTTGTCGTACCCCATGAGCCTGTAACGATTTTAATAGGTCCGGAAGGCGATTTCTCATCAAACGAAATAGAACAGGCAATAGAACATGGATTCACCGAAATACATCTTGGGACCACTAGGTTAAGAACCGAAACTGCAGCTCTGGTTGCATGTCATAGTGTTGCATTCATGAATCAAACCACCACCTGA
- a CDS encoding TfoX/Sxy family protein, giving the protein MDETSRNIVQRIRVSLNPWSDHITEKKMFGGSCFLYKGKMCVGETKQRLMVRVLSEHMEKVLKMQHVTPMDFTGKPIKEFIFVSEKGFDTEEKLQYWTEYGIAHAKSKTES; this is encoded by the coding sequence ATGGACGAAACTAGTAGAAATATAGTGCAGCGGATACGGGTAAGTTTAAACCCCTGGAGTGACCATATCACCGAAAAAAAGATGTTTGGCGGCTCTTGCTTTTTATATAAAGGCAAGATGTGCGTGGGAGAAACCAAACAGCGATTAATGGTCCGTGTGCTTTCTGAACACATGGAAAAGGTGTTAAAGATGCAGCATGTAACGCCCATGGATTTTACGGGAAAGCCAATAAAGGAATTTATTTTTGTTTCTGAAAAAGGTTTCGACACGGAAGAAAAACTGCAATATTGGACAGAGTATGGAATCGCACATGCTAAATCGAAAACCGAATCCTGA
- the tsaD gene encoding tRNA (adenosine(37)-N6)-threonylcarbamoyltransferase complex transferase subunit TsaD, which produces MEDKNIYILGIESSCDDTAAAVINNGVVLSNVVATQKIHEAYGGVVPELASRAHQQNIVPVVHEALRKANIDKKDVSAIAFTQGPGLMGSLLVGASFSKSFALGLNIPLIGVNHMQAHILAHFIKTEEQAAPNFPFLALTISGGHTQLVKVTDYFEMEIIGETLDDAVGEAFDKSAKILGLPYPGGPLIDKYAQLGDPDRFPFPKPKVGPLEFSFSGLKTSVLYFIERETGADPEFIEKNRNDICASIQATIVDYLMDKLKNAVKKTGIKEIAIGGGVSANSGIRKALNDAEKSYGWKTYIPKFEYCTDNAAMIAMVGELKYKQQMFSSPDIVSQARMKF; this is translated from the coding sequence TTGGAAGACAAAAACATTTATATTCTTGGCATAGAATCGTCCTGCGATGACACTGCTGCTGCTGTTATTAACAACGGCGTGGTTTTATCTAATGTTGTGGCAACACAGAAAATTCACGAGGCCTACGGAGGAGTTGTCCCCGAACTTGCCTCACGTGCCCATCAGCAAAATATTGTCCCGGTCGTTCATGAGGCACTGCGCAAAGCAAATATCGATAAAAAAGACGTAAGCGCCATAGCTTTTACACAGGGTCCCGGACTAATGGGATCACTGTTGGTTGGAGCCTCATTTTCCAAGTCGTTTGCCCTGGGTCTGAATATTCCCTTAATAGGTGTAAACCACATGCAGGCGCACATTTTGGCGCATTTTATTAAAACAGAAGAACAGGCCGCACCCAATTTCCCTTTTCTGGCGTTAACCATTAGCGGTGGTCATACTCAATTAGTAAAAGTGACAGACTATTTTGAGATGGAGATCATAGGCGAAACATTAGACGATGCCGTAGGTGAGGCTTTCGATAAATCTGCTAAGATCCTTGGCCTGCCATATCCCGGCGGGCCTCTAATAGACAAATACGCTCAACTAGGTGATCCGGATCGCTTTCCATTTCCTAAACCCAAGGTAGGCCCCCTGGAATTCAGTTTTAGTGGATTGAAAACTTCAGTTTTATATTTTATCGAAAGGGAAACCGGTGCTGATCCAGAGTTTATAGAAAAGAACCGTAATGATATTTGTGCAAGCATACAGGCCACTATCGTGGACTATCTAATGGACAAATTAAAAAATGCAGTAAAGAAAACAGGAATTAAAGAGATTGCCATAGGTGGAGGAGTCTCGGCTAACAGTGGGATACGAAAAGCTTTAAATGATGCCGAAAAGTCTTATGGATGGAAGACCTATATCCCTAAATTTGAATATTGTACCGATAATGCGGCTATGATCGCTATGGTAGGTGAATTGAAATACAAGCAGCAAATGTTCTCTTCACCGGATATAGTATCTCAGGCGCGAATGAAATTTTAA
- a CDS encoding translocation/assembly module TamB domain-containing protein, whose amino-acid sequence MIILSIPAVQTRIAKKVTENLNETYGTDITIQRLGLNWKGEVDIREVYIADHHKDTLIYAKQLQTNILSLPNILKGKLEFGEVALINSKLYVKTYLGETDDNLYIFTEKFNTGPPSEEPFFLLGNDVMMVNSDIKISDENLDVPEIIKLQKINLKAKDFEINGPDIDADILSLSMLSDFGLMIENLSADFSYSPEEMRFLDLTLDTGQSLLKGNVELDYSKNGMADFKNNVVITAQLDNSTIATNDLNTFYNEFGPSQIINFSGSLEGILNDFKLTNTDLSTSNSRIRGNFYFKNLFNEDGLFTITLNDHLINSDYYDLRRLMPRVLGEVLPTELKPLGSFTFAGNTIITSSELKTDSKLNSRIGSLETAFEMGNTTDIENAYYKGRAKLTKFNLGKLVGTQSIGNVTANLLFDGRGFTQETVDTHLNGSISSFNFENYTYKDIKVAGNLKNPIFDGDLIINDPNLKMEFKGLIDVSKEFNQYDFEADVEYAELNKLNLFKRDSVSVFAGRIIMDMDGTTVNDAEGTIEFVQTFYQNEDDDFFFDDFLITSSFNGPVRTIDIKSPDIITGMIKGEFLIEDVPDLFRNGVGSIYANYIPNEVTVNQYIDYEFEVYNKLVEVFVPQLKFGENTRVRGSVASNESEFKLDFRSPEILVFDNYLGKVNIQVDNDNPLFNTFISIDSVDTGKYKVSDINVINKTLLDTLYIRSRFKGGKKKKDLFNFSLYHTINPEGKSVVGVKKSDITYKDNVWFVNKDNNNLNKITFDDNFKFIKIDSLVLNHNDEFIRFAGSVRDTTYKNLQLQFKNVNFGNIVPDIDSLDLQGVVNGRLNFLQKGGAYYPNSTVTIDDVEINDVEFGDLSLDISGNKDLTRYSINTTLINNNVKSISAVGTIDVATENPQISLNVDLDRFNMHAFSPFGGDVITDIRGFISGSAKVVGNYKSPDILGRLLLVESGLKIPYLNTDFNLSENTQVIVTKNKFDIGRTTITDTKYNTTGTLVGNATHRNFGDWALNLNIETDRLLVLDTPPDEDALYYGTAFISGTADIKGPAEELVIDVVATTEEGTTFKIPLSDTESIGDNSFIKFLSPEEKAARISGETFVSEDVKGLSLNFELDINENAEVEVVVDQVNNSRLKGRGAGILLLEINTLGKFRMWGDFLVIEGTYDFRYGGLVQKTFTVEPGGNITWDGSPERANLDLTAKYTTNANPSILLDNPSVNSKIPVEVLINLSGELIQPDINFEIGFPRASSIVRSELDYKLQNKEQREKQALFLLASNSFVGDNLQGSGAFSGTLAESVAGIVNDIFADQDGKFAVGLDYTPGQNSPNQYISDQVGITLSTQINERILINGKVGVPVGGVNESAVAGDIEVQWLVNEDGSLRINFFNRQADIQFIGEDQIFEQGAGLSYSVDFDTFRELVNKLFNRKLTLESENEIPVVPDDDTIPVDFNQTAIKEKEN is encoded by the coding sequence GTGATCATTCTATCCATTCCGGCTGTTCAGACCAGGATCGCTAAAAAGGTAACGGAGAATCTCAATGAAACCTATGGAACTGATATCACTATACAACGCCTTGGTCTTAACTGGAAGGGCGAGGTAGATATACGCGAGGTATATATCGCCGATCACCATAAAGATACGCTCATTTATGCAAAGCAATTGCAAACCAACATTCTAAGCCTTCCTAATATTTTAAAAGGAAAACTTGAATTTGGTGAAGTAGCACTTATTAATTCAAAGTTATATGTAAAGACGTACCTGGGTGAAACTGATGATAACCTGTATATTTTTACTGAAAAATTCAACACGGGCCCTCCTAGTGAGGAACCTTTCTTTTTGTTGGGGAACGATGTAATGATGGTAAACAGCGACATCAAGATATCCGATGAGAACCTGGATGTCCCTGAAATTATTAAACTGCAAAAAATTAATCTGAAAGCCAAAGATTTTGAGATCAACGGCCCGGACATAGACGCAGATATTCTCTCATTGTCCATGTTAAGTGATTTCGGACTTATGATAGAAAATCTATCGGCAGACTTCTCATATTCCCCTGAAGAAATGCGATTCCTGGACCTCACTCTAGATACCGGTCAATCGTTGCTGAAAGGAAATGTGGAATTGGATTATTCTAAAAATGGGATGGCCGATTTTAAGAATAATGTGGTGATAACAGCTCAATTGGATAATTCTACTATTGCCACAAACGATCTGAACACATTTTATAATGAATTTGGACCGAGTCAAATTATCAATTTTAGTGGTAGCCTGGAGGGCATTTTGAATGATTTTAAACTTACAAACACCGATCTAAGTACCTCTAATTCTCGTATTAGAGGGAATTTTTACTTTAAAAACCTTTTTAATGAAGACGGGCTTTTTACCATCACCCTAAATGATCACCTGATCAATTCAGACTATTACGACCTGCGCCGTTTAATGCCACGCGTTTTAGGAGAAGTACTGCCCACTGAATTAAAACCTTTAGGTAGTTTTACTTTTGCAGGAAATACAATTATTACCAGTAGTGAATTAAAAACAGATAGTAAATTAAACAGTAGGATAGGAAGCCTGGAAACAGCTTTCGAGATGGGAAATACAACCGATATAGAAAACGCCTACTACAAGGGAAGAGCGAAACTCACGAAATTCAATCTTGGAAAATTGGTGGGTACTCAATCGATAGGAAATGTAACAGCAAACCTGTTATTTGATGGTCGCGGCTTTACCCAGGAAACTGTAGACACTCATCTAAACGGAAGCATTTCATCCTTCAATTTTGAAAACTACACCTATAAGGATATCAAGGTGGCCGGAAACCTAAAGAACCCGATCTTCGACGGAGACCTTATCATAAACGATCCTAATCTAAAAATGGAGTTTAAAGGGCTTATAGATGTTTCTAAGGAATTCAATCAATATGATTTCGAAGCCGATGTGGAATATGCAGAACTCAACAAATTAAATCTTTTTAAACGGGATAGTGTTTCGGTATTTGCCGGAAGGATCATCATGGATATGGACGGAACCACCGTAAACGATGCCGAAGGAACTATTGAGTTTGTACAAACCTTCTATCAAAATGAAGACGACGATTTCTTCTTCGATGATTTCCTTATCACTTCCTCATTCAATGGCCCGGTGAGAACCATAGATATTAAATCGCCTGATATTATTACGGGAATGATAAAAGGGGAGTTTTTAATTGAAGATGTACCTGATCTCTTCAGGAACGGGGTTGGTAGTATCTATGCTAACTACATACCAAATGAAGTTACCGTTAATCAGTACATCGATTACGAATTCGAGGTTTATAATAAGCTGGTTGAGGTTTTCGTTCCTCAATTGAAATTTGGGGAAAATACAAGAGTGAGAGGATCTGTTGCCTCGAACGAATCTGAGTTCAAGTTGGATTTTCGTTCGCCTGAGATCCTGGTGTTCGACAACTACCTGGGGAAAGTAAATATACAGGTTGATAATGATAACCCGCTTTTCAACACCTTTATTTCGATCGATTCTGTAGACACAGGCAAATACAAAGTTTCAGATATAAATGTGATCAATAAGACTTTACTGGATACCCTTTATATAAGATCTCGCTTTAAAGGAGGAAAAAAGAAAAAAGACCTCTTCAATTTTTCTCTTTATCATACCATAAACCCCGAAGGGAAATCTGTAGTGGGTGTTAAGAAATCGGACATCACATATAAGGATAATGTCTGGTTTGTAAACAAGGATAATAACAACTTGAATAAGATCACTTTCGATGATAATTTTAAGTTCATTAAAATAGACTCGCTGGTTTTAAATCACAACGACGAATTTATTCGATTCGCCGGTTCTGTGAGGGATACAACCTACAAGAATTTACAGCTTCAGTTTAAGAATGTTAACTTCGGAAATATTGTTCCGGATATCGATAGCCTGGACCTACAAGGCGTGGTGAACGGGAGACTTAATTTTCTTCAGAAAGGAGGTGCCTATTATCCAAACTCTACAGTAACCATAGACGATGTGGAGATAAACGACGTCGAATTTGGGGATCTAAGTCTGGATATTAGCGGAAATAAAGATCTTACACGTTATTCGATCAATACCACGCTAATAAATAATAATGTGAAATCTATATCGGCTGTTGGAACGATAGATGTTGCAACAGAGAATCCTCAGATCTCATTGAATGTAGACCTCGATCGTTTTAATATGCACGCGTTTAGTCCTTTTGGCGGCGACGTGATCACCGATATTCGAGGTTTTATAAGCGGCAGCGCCAAGGTAGTGGGTAATTATAAATCGCCCGATATCCTGGGAAGGCTCCTACTTGTAGAAAGTGGCCTTAAGATCCCGTACCTCAATACCGATTTCAACCTATCGGAAAATACGCAGGTTATAGTTACTAAGAATAAATTCGATATAGGTAGAACGACCATTACCGATACTAAATATAACACCACTGGAACGTTAGTAGGTAATGCGACACACAGAAATTTCGGGGACTGGGCACTCAACCTCAATATAGAAACAGACAGATTGCTGGTACTGGATACTCCACCCGATGAAGATGCCTTGTATTACGGAACAGCATTTATTAGTGGTACAGCAGACATAAAAGGACCGGCAGAGGAACTGGTTATAGACGTGGTGGCTACTACCGAAGAGGGAACCACATTTAAAATACCTTTAAGCGATACAGAATCCATTGGGGATAATTCCTTTATAAAGTTCCTTTCACCAGAAGAAAAAGCTGCCCGAATTAGTGGGGAGACCTTTGTTTCTGAAGATGTAAAAGGACTTTCACTCAACTTCGAACTGGATATAAACGAAAATGCCGAAGTTGAAGTAGTGGTAGATCAGGTAAATAATTCGAGGCTTAAGGGGAGAGGAGCCGGAATTCTTCTCCTGGAGATCAATACCCTTGGAAAATTCAGGATGTGGGGAGATTTCCTCGTAATCGAAGGAACCTACGATTTCAGATATGGAGGATTGGTTCAGAAGACATTTACAGTAGAACCTGGTGGAAATATAACCTGGGATGGCAGTCCCGAACGTGCCAATCTCGACCTAACCGCCAAATATACCACAAATGCTAATCCGTCAATTTTACTCGACAACCCATCGGTGAATAGCAAGATCCCGGTGGAAGTACTTATTAACCTGTCGGGCGAACTCATCCAACCCGATATTAATTTCGAGATAGGATTCCCAAGAGCTTCTTCAATTGTTAGAAGTGAATTGGATTATAAACTTCAGAATAAAGAACAACGGGAAAAACAGGCCTTGTTCTTACTCGCTTCAAATTCGTTCGTGGGTGATAACTTACAGGGAAGCGGAGCCTTTTCAGGAACACTGGCCGAAAGTGTGGCAGGAATAGTAAACGATATCTTTGCAGATCAGGACGGAAAATTTGCGGTAGGTTTGGATTATACTCCAGGGCAAAACTCGCCTAATCAATACATTAGTGACCAGGTTGGGATCACACTATCTACCCAAATAAATGAACGTATTCTTATTAATGGAAAGGTAGGAGTACCGGTAGGTGGTGTGAACGAATCTGCAGTGGCCGGTGATATTGAGGTACAGTGGCTGGTGAATGAAGACGGCTCATTGCGTATAAACTTTTTCAACAGGCAGGCAGATATTCAATTCATAGGGGAGGACCAGATCTTCGAGCAAGGTGCAGGACTTTCTTATTCTGTGGATTTCGATACCTTCCGTGAGCTGGTAAATAAATTGTTCAATAGAAAACTTACCCTCGAATCGGAAAACGAGATTCCAGTAGTGCCGGATGACGATACAATTCCTGTGGATTTCAATCAGACTGCCATAAAGGAGAAGGAAAATTAA
- a CDS encoding RidA family protein: protein MKQIIHTTKAPAPIGPYNQAVLKGDMLFTSGQIAINPATGKLFSGTISEETELVMENLKAVLEAANMTFENVLKTSIFISDMKNFAEINTVYATYFKEETAPARETVEVANLPKYVNVEISMIASR from the coding sequence ATGAAACAGATCATACATACTACAAAAGCCCCGGCACCAATTGGGCCTTATAACCAGGCTGTGTTAAAGGGTGATATGCTTTTTACCTCGGGGCAGATTGCCATAAACCCTGCTACCGGTAAGTTATTCTCCGGCACCATCTCTGAAGAGACCGAACTGGTGATGGAAAATCTAAAAGCTGTGTTGGAAGCAGCGAATATGACTTTCGAAAATGTGTTAAAAACCTCCATTTTTATAAGTGATATGAAAAATTTTGCTGAAATAAATACAGTATACGCCACCTATTTCAAAGAAGAAACAGCGCCTGCAAGGGAAACTGTGGAAGTAGCTAATCTTCCGAAGTATGTAAATGTGGAGATATCGATGATCGCCTCTCGTTAA